TGCTCGATCCGCTGGAAGTCGGCCGGGAGCTGGACAAGGCCTACCAGCGGCTGGTCGAGCGCCGCGACGAACGCGCGGACGCGGGGATGATCGTGCCGCACCCCGAGCAGCTCGGGGTGGAGCCCGCCGAGCTGATGCAGCAGATCCAGGGTTTCAAGCCGCTGCTGTTCGGGCCGCTGGATCCGACCGACGCTTTCCAGGCACGGATCGAAACTCTGCCCTGGGAGGCGCAGTCCAACGCCGAACTGCGCGACCAGATCGTGGCCCAGCCGCCCGAGCGGATGCTCGAACCGCTGGTCCAGCGCCTGCGCCGGGCCGTTGATCAGGAGGCCAAGCCGCTGGCTGTGGCCCACACCGCGGAGCAGCGCGAGCGCCTGGCGCGGCTGCTCGCGCCCCACGGCGTGCGCGCGAAGATCGACGACGAGGCCTGGGTGATCGAGGCTGCGCGCGCCGATGCGCACGATCTGCAGACCGTGACCATTGTCGGCGGCGAGCTGACGCAGGGACTGTTCTGGCCCGAGGCCGGGCTGTTTTTGCTCGCCGAGGAGGAGCTGTTCGGCCAGCGCCGCCGCCGCTCGCGCACGATCCGCCAGGAGTACGAGGCCGCACGCATCGAGGACTTCGACCAGATCGGCCAGGGCGATTACCTGGTCCACGCGCACAACGGCATCGGGCGCTACAGCGGCTTGGCGCGAATCAAGGCCGGCGATACCGAGGTCGAGTGCATGCTGCTCGAGTACGCGCGCGGCGATCGGCTCTACGTGCCGGTGGACCGGCTGGGACTGGTGCAGCGCTACGTGGGCGGGGAAGGGCACCCGACCCTCGATCGGCTGGGGGGCGTGCGCTGGAACAATGCGCGCAAGCGGGCGCGCAAGGCCACGCGCAAGATGGCCAAGCAGTTACTGGCGCTCTACGCGGCCCGGCGCGCCCAGCCCGGCTACGGATTCTCCGAGCCCGACGCGACCTACGAGGCGTTCGCCGCGACCTTCCCCTTTGAGGAGACGCCGGACCAGCAGCGGGCGATTCAGGAGGTGCTCGAGAATTTGCAGCAGCCGCGGCCGATGGACCGGCTGGTCTGCGGCGACGTGGGCTTCGGCAAGACCGAGGTCGCGCTGCGCGCGGCGTTCCTGGCGGCGATGGACGGCAAACAGGTTGCGGTGCTGGTGCCGACCACGACCCTGGCCTACCAGCACTTCCGCACATTCTCGCAACGCCTCGAGAAATTCCCGCTCAAAGTCGGGATGCTCTCGCGCTTTGTGCCCACGGCTGTGCGGCGGCAGGTGGTGGAGCAGATCAAGGTCGGCCAAGTCGACCTGGTGGTCGGCACGCATCAGCTGTTGTCCAAGTCTATCCAGTTTAAGGACCTTGGACTGCTGATCGTCGACGAGGAGCAGCACTTCGGCGTGGCGCAGAAGGAGCGGATCAAGCAGCTGCGGCACAGCGTGGACGTGCTGACCATGACCGCCACGCCGATCCCGCGCACGTTCCACATGAGCCTTACCGGGCTGATGGACCTCTCGACGATCAACACCCCGCCCCAGGACCGGTTGGCGGTTAAAACCTTTATCGCGCACTTCGACGAGGACACCATCCGCCAGGCGCTGCTGCGCGAGCTGGGGCGCGGCGGCCAGGCGTTCGTGATCCACAACCGCGTGCGCACCATCGACTCGCTGGCCGGGCGCATCGCCCGGCTGCTGCCCGAGGCGCGGATCGAGATTGCCCACGGCCAGATGGCCAAAGGCGAGCTGGAGCAGGTGATGATCCGCTTTGCCCGCAACGAGATCGACGTGCTGGTCTGCACGGCGATCATCGAGGCCGGCATCGACTTTCCCAACGTCAACACGATCATCATCGACCGCGCCGACACCTTCGGCCTCTCTCAGCTCTACCAGCTGCGCGGCCGGGTCGGCCGCGGCAACCGCAGGGCGTTCTGCTACGCCCTGGTTCCGCACGAGGCCGCGATCACGCCCGACGCCAAGCGTCGGCTCGACGTATTGCGGCGCTTTACCAAGCTGGGCAGCGGGTTCCGCATCGCCCAGCACGACCTGGAGATCCGCGGCGCGGGCAACCTGCTCGGTGGCGAGCAGTGGGGCCACCTGGCGGCGATCGGCTTCGAGATGTACGCCCAGATGCTCGAGCGGGCGGTCAAGGAGATGCGCGGCGAGGCCGTGACTGATCGCATTGATCCCGAGGTCAACCTGCCGCTGGAGTCCTGGATACCCGAATCATACGTGGCCGACCAGGCGTCGCGCCTGACGCTGTACAAACGGATCGCGGCCTGCGCCGAGGAGCCCGATCTCGAGCAGATGCATCTGGAGCTTGAGGATCGCTTCGGCGCGCTGCCGCCCCAGGCGCTTAACCTGCTGAAGGTGATGGGGCTACGGCTGAACCTGGCGCGGCTGGGCGTCGCCAACCTGGACTACGGCCAGGGGCTGCTGGCGCTGAGCTTCGACCCGAGCACGTTGATCGGGCCGCAACGCCTCGTCGAGTTCGTCACCCAGGACAAACAACGGCGCTCGATTACCCCCGAGGGGCGGCTGCTGTTGCGGGTGGGCAAGCTGCCTCCGGCGAAAATCATCAGCTTCGTCAACAGGCTCTTGCGCGATATCCAGGGTATATGATATAGACTTTCGTCCTGTCGACGGTCGTGGCCGTCGAGATAAAACCGATAAAGTACTTACGTAGAAATAGGGAGATAGCGCAATATGAGAGTCAAGCCGATTGCTCTGTTGTTACCGATCGTTATGTGTCTGGGCCTGATTGCCATGATCGCGGCCTGCGAACAGCCGGCCACCACCAGCTCCAGCTCTTCGACTGCCCCGGACAGCGCCGGCGGCACCGAGTTGGCCAAGGTCGGCACCACGGTGATCACATTCGAGGAGTTCAACTCCAGCCTTGAGCGCGTACCTCCATATTTTCGTCAGCGCCTGGCCACCCGCGAGGGCAAGCTGCAGCACCTGGACACCCTGGTGGTCAAGGAGCTGTTCTACCAAGAAGCGCTGAACAAGGGCTACGACCAGGATCCGGACTTCCTCGAGGAGCTCGATATGGTCAAGAAGACCCTGCTCTACAATAAGGTGCGCAACGAGTTCGCCAAGACCGACTTCGCTCCCACCGAGGACGAGAAAAAGGCCTACTACGAGGAGCACACCGAGGAGTTCTCCATTCCCGAGCGCGCCACGGTGCGCCATATAATGACCAAGCTGCGCCGCAACGCCACTCCCGAGGATGAGGCTGCGGCCGAGACCAAAATCGGGCAGGCTCAGGCCGAGCTCAAGGGCGGCGACTTCGCCGCTGTGGCCGAGAAATTTTCCGAGGAGCGCGGTTCGGCCAGCAAGGGCGGTCTGCTCAGCCCGATCAAGAAGGGTTCGCGGGGCAAAGAGTTCGACGAGGCCGTGTTCGCGCTGCAGAGCGTGGGCGAAATCAGCCCGGTGTTCCGCGATTCGCGCGGTTTTCACATCGTCCAGCTCGAGAAGAAAGAGCCGACCGAGGTCCGCGACTACGACAGCGTCGAGCGCACCATCGAACGCAAGATCATCAACGAGCGTCGCCGCGAGCAGTATGAGACTTACATCACCGATCTCAAGGGACGCATCGGCGTGACCATCGACGAGAACCTGCTGGTCGACGAGTCCGCGGGCGAGCCCGAGGCCGACGCCGAGGCGATCCCCGTCCCGAAAAGCGACGGCGAGATCGAGCTTGCGCCGGTCAGCTCCGAGGAGAAGACCGAATAGCTCAGACGCCTCTGGCAATTGTTGACGTCCGGGGGGCGGCGGCGTTGCCGTCGCCCCTTTTTATTAGCCTGACGAATAATCCAGGCTAGGGTTATAATTCGGCGCCCCATGACGTAGCGTGAGATATGTTCGAGCTTAGGCACATAATAATCGTCGTTCTGCTTGCGGCGCTGGCCTGCGCTTGCGCCACGAGCTGCGCCGACGAGCGGCTCGAACAGCAATCGAGCGAGCGGCTGGTGGCCAGCGTCAACGGCCAGCCGATCACCCAGGCCGAGTTCGAGGCGCGTTTCGCGGCCTCGCGCTCGTCGTTGATGGTGCAGTCCGACGATTCGCTGAGCGAGCTGCGGCTGCGGCTGGCGTTTCTCGACCACCTGACCAGCGCCGAGCTGGTGCGTCAGGAGGCTCAGCGCCTGGGGATTTCGATCCCGGACCAGGAGGTCGACGCGGCGCTGGATCAGCTGAGTTCGCAGTACCCCGAGGGCGAGTTCGAGGCCACACTATTGGGCCGCGGCGTGTCCCTGGACGAACTGCGGCGTTCGCTGCGTGATCGGCTGTTGACCGAGCGGATGGTACAGCAGGTGGTCGAGCCGACGATCAAGGTCGAGTCGGCCGACGTCGAGGCGCTGTACAACGCGCCCATCGAGCAGTACACGCGCCCACGTTCGGTGCACGTGCTGCAGATAGTGGTCAAGAAAGAGGAGCAGGCGCGCGAGGTATCGGCGCAACTGCAAACTCAGGTTGAGTTCGCGGACCTGGCGCGGGCCAAGTCGATCGCTCCCGAGGCGGGGCAGGGCGGCGACCTGGGATGGGTCGAGCCCGGACAGCTGCCCGAGCAGATGGATTTGGCGATTTGGGATATGCAGCCCGGCGAGGTGAGCGAGACGATCGCCACCAGCTACGGATTTCACGTGTTCAAGGTTTTACAACTGCGGCCCGCGAGCGTGATCGAGCTCGAACGGGTTCGGCCGCAGATCGAGCGCGAGCTGGCCGAGGGCCTGGTGGACGAGGCCTGGGAGGTCTACGTCGACCAACTGCGGGCCAAGGCGCACATCACGATCAACGAGTCCCTGCTCAGCGCGGGGACGGGAGCCAAGTAATGAGACGTTTAAGCACAGCCGCGGCGATGCTGCTCGCATGCCTGCTGATCGCCGCGCCCGCCGTGGCGCGGGTCGTCGATCGGGTGGCTGCGGTGGCCGGATCCGAGATCATCACCACCTTCGAGGTCGAGCGGTTGTTCTCCTACGAGAAGCAGAACCTCGATCCCACGTTGCCCCCGGCGCAACGGCTGGAGGCCGAGGCCCAGGTACGCAATATGATCCTGCAGGTATTGGTGCAGGATCGGCTGCTTGACCAAGAGATCGAACGCCTGGGGCTGACCGTCAGCGAGCGCGAGGTCGACGAGGCTCTACAGGATCTGGTCGAGCAAAGCGGCATGCGGCGCTCCGACCTGGAGTCGGCGCTGGCCGCCGAGGGGCGCACGATAGTGGATCTGCGCGAGCAGCTCAGCCGTCGAATCAAGAAGGAGCGCTACGTGCAGTACCGCCTCAAGGGCGGAGTGATGGTCGAGGACGAAGAGGTGCTGAACTATTACAACCAGCACATCGACGAGTTCATGCGCAGGCCGATCGTCGAGCTGGGCGAGATCCGCATCAACGTGCCGCCCGAGGCTGACGAAGCCGCCGTTTCCGAGCGCTACGCCCGAGCGATCACCGTGATGCAGCTGGTCGTAGCGGGCGAGGATTTTTCGCAGGTGGCGCGCAGCTTCTCCGATGCGCCCAGCGCACCCGACGGCGGTTCCCTGGGTACGATCTCCGATCCGAGCATGCTCAAGCAGGAGTACCGCGACGCTCTCAAGGGTCTCGAACCGGGCAGACTGAGCAGCATCTACCGCGACGAGCGCGGCTTCTTCTTCATCACCGTGCTCAACGAGAGCTCGGCGGGCAAGGTCCCCTTTGACGAGGTGGAGGCTCGAGTTCGCCGCACGCTGTTCAACAAGGCCGTGGACCGCGAGATGCAGCGGATCGACCGCGAGCTGCGCGAGAAACACCACGTCGAGATTAAAGTCGACTACCTCAAGCTGCTGCACCAGGATGCCGACGACTGATGCGGCCGGTGCGCTTGGCGGTCAGCCTCGGCGACCCCGCTGGGGTCGGACCGGAGCTGCTGGCCGCGCTGGCAGGGCGCGACGCAGGGCTTCCTGACAATATCTATCTGACTGTCTTTGGCGACCGTGGGGCGCTCGAGCGCGGCTGCGTTGCGGCCGGAGTCGATCCGACTCTAATCCGCGAGCTACCCGCCGACGGTCTGTCGGAGCCGACGCCGGGCAAGCTGGACCTGGTGCAGGTCGGCGATGCCTTGGGCCCGGTTAAGTTAGGCGCGGTGGATGCCGACTGCGGCGCGGCGAGCTTCGAGTGGTTCAGCGCGGCGGTGGAAGCGGTCGTTGCAAGATCAGCCGACGCCGTGGTCACCGGACCGATTTGCAAACAAAGCTGGGCCGAGGCCGGGGTGCAATACGCAGGTCACACCGGCTGGCTGGCGCAGCGCTTCGGCTTGCCCACAGTAATGATGCTCGCCGGACCGCGGCTGCGGGTGGTGCCGCTGACTGTGCACGTGCCGCTGGCCCGTGTGCCGCAACTGCTGACGCGCGAGCTGGTGCTCGAGCAGCTGCGGATTTTGCAGCGGGCGCTGATCGAGGATTTCGGCGTCAAGCGGCCGCGGATCGCCCTGGCCGGGCTCAACCCCCACGCGGGGGAGGGCGGCGGCATCGGCCGCGAGGAACTCGAGGTGCTGATCCCGGCGGCCCAGACCCTGCGTGCGGAGGGGATCGATATCAGCGACCCGCTGCCTGCGGA
This Candidatus Alcyoniella australis DNA region includes the following protein-coding sequences:
- the mfd gene encoding transcription-repair coupling factor; this translates as MFPERLDQLAQLALDARPAAAPGLAGSAPQLLLSRMLERLDRPILLITPDRPSARLSLEALRLFLGESADEPQRVIEFPDYDVAPYEAISPAGYTVAERIRVCHRLGRVGPPPIVVAAARALTIRAMPPQDLEARLTQLRLGQHLDREELIEFLVQAGFVRSPLVEDLGDFSARGELVDVFLPQLERPVRIEFDIDRIKSIRTFDPQSQRTRSQLDNVAVIPFREIALTAEARELFARQIKRLADELNIGKRSRDRLEQSVRSGVFFPGIEFFSALFFERPLVSLLDYLPHGSLVALLDPLEVGRELDKAYQRLVERRDERADAGMIVPHPEQLGVEPAELMQQIQGFKPLLFGPLDPTDAFQARIETLPWEAQSNAELRDQIVAQPPERMLEPLVQRLRRAVDQEAKPLAVAHTAEQRERLARLLAPHGVRAKIDDEAWVIEAARADAHDLQTVTIVGGELTQGLFWPEAGLFLLAEEELFGQRRRRSRTIRQEYEAARIEDFDQIGQGDYLVHAHNGIGRYSGLARIKAGDTEVECMLLEYARGDRLYVPVDRLGLVQRYVGGEGHPTLDRLGGVRWNNARKRARKATRKMAKQLLALYAARRAQPGYGFSEPDATYEAFAATFPFEETPDQQRAIQEVLENLQQPRPMDRLVCGDVGFGKTEVALRAAFLAAMDGKQVAVLVPTTTLAYQHFRTFSQRLEKFPLKVGMLSRFVPTAVRRQVVEQIKVGQVDLVVGTHQLLSKSIQFKDLGLLIVDEEQHFGVAQKERIKQLRHSVDVLTMTATPIPRTFHMSLTGLMDLSTINTPPQDRLAVKTFIAHFDEDTIRQALLRELGRGGQAFVIHNRVRTIDSLAGRIARLLPEARIEIAHGQMAKGELEQVMIRFARNEIDVLVCTAIIEAGIDFPNVNTIIIDRADTFGLSQLYQLRGRVGRGNRRAFCYALVPHEAAITPDAKRRLDVLRRFTKLGSGFRIAQHDLEIRGAGNLLGGEQWGHLAAIGFEMYAQMLERAVKEMRGEAVTDRIDPEVNLPLESWIPESYVADQASRLTLYKRIAACAEEPDLEQMHLELEDRFGALPPQALNLLKVMGLRLNLARLGVANLDYGQGLLALSFDPSTLIGPQRLVEFVTQDKQRRSITPEGRLLLRVGKLPPAKIISFVNRLLRDIQGI
- a CDS encoding peptidylprolyl isomerase; the encoded protein is MRVKPIALLLPIVMCLGLIAMIAACEQPATTSSSSSTAPDSAGGTELAKVGTTVITFEEFNSSLERVPPYFRQRLATREGKLQHLDTLVVKELFYQEALNKGYDQDPDFLEELDMVKKTLLYNKVRNEFAKTDFAPTEDEKKAYYEEHTEEFSIPERATVRHIMTKLRRNATPEDEAAAETKIGQAQAELKGGDFAAVAEKFSEERGSASKGGLLSPIKKGSRGKEFDEAVFALQSVGEISPVFRDSRGFHIVQLEKKEPTEVRDYDSVERTIERKIINERRREQYETYITDLKGRIGVTIDENLLVDESAGEPEADAEAIPVPKSDGEIELAPVSSEEKTE
- a CDS encoding SurA N-terminal domain-containing protein, translating into MFELRHIIIVVLLAALACACATSCADERLEQQSSERLVASVNGQPITQAEFEARFAASRSSLMVQSDDSLSELRLRLAFLDHLTSAELVRQEAQRLGISIPDQEVDAALDQLSSQYPEGEFEATLLGRGVSLDELRRSLRDRLLTERMVQQVVEPTIKVESADVEALYNAPIEQYTRPRSVHVLQIVVKKEEQAREVSAQLQTQVEFADLARAKSIAPEAGQGGDLGWVEPGQLPEQMDLAIWDMQPGEVSETIATSYGFHVFKVLQLRPASVIELERVRPQIERELAEGLVDEAWEVYVDQLRAKAHITINESLLSAGTGAK
- a CDS encoding SurA N-terminal domain-containing protein is translated as MRRLSTAAAMLLACLLIAAPAVARVVDRVAAVAGSEIITTFEVERLFSYEKQNLDPTLPPAQRLEAEAQVRNMILQVLVQDRLLDQEIERLGLTVSEREVDEALQDLVEQSGMRRSDLESALAAEGRTIVDLREQLSRRIKKERYVQYRLKGGVMVEDEEVLNYYNQHIDEFMRRPIVELGEIRINVPPEADEAAVSERYARAITVMQLVVAGEDFSQVARSFSDAPSAPDGGSLGTISDPSMLKQEYRDALKGLEPGRLSSIYRDERGFFFITVLNESSAGKVPFDEVEARVRRTLFNKAVDREMQRIDRELREKHHVEIKVDYLKLLHQDADD
- the pdxA gene encoding 4-hydroxythreonine-4-phosphate dehydrogenase PdxA, producing the protein MRPVRLAVSLGDPAGVGPELLAALAGRDAGLPDNIYLTVFGDRGALERGCVAAGVDPTLIRELPADGLSEPTPGKLDLVQVGDALGPVKLGAVDADCGAASFEWFSAAVEAVVARSADAVVTGPICKQSWAEAGVQYAGHTGWLAQRFGLPTVMMLAGPRLRVVPLTVHVPLARVPQLLTRELVLEQLRILQRALIEDFGVKRPRIALAGLNPHAGEGGGIGREELEVLIPAAQTLRAEGIDISDPLPADGLFPAAIDGGYDAVACPTHDQALIPFKLLQMHSGVNLTLGLPIVRTSPA